The DNA region AATTTGACGAGGGATTGGCGAACCATACGCGCCATTACGTTTTCTCCTGATGTTCTATTTTGTGGACCGTATATCGGCCAATTCCCTGGCCATGGCAACAAAGCCCGTGACCGGAATGGTTTCGGCGCGCCGCGTCGTGTCAATATCGGCTGCGGCAGCAAGCCGCGCCGGATCGACCGACAGCGACTTCAGGCTCTGGCGCAGCATCTTGCGGCGCTGGCCGAAGGCGGCGGCCGCCACCTGCTCGAGCATGCGGCGGTCGCACGGCTCCGGCGCGGGGCGCGGTATCAATCGTACCACCGAGGATGTCACCTTCGGCTGCGGCACGAAGGCTGCGGGCGAAATGTCGAACAGGATCTTGGTCTCGGCGCGCCAGTTGGCGAGCACTGCGAGCCTGCCATAGGCTTCCTCGTCCTCATGGGCGACGATGCGCTCGGCGACCTCGCGCTGGAACATCAACACCATGGTGTCGTACCAGGGCGGCCACGGCTCGATCGACAGCCAGTCGACCAGGAGCTGGGTTGCGATGTTGTAGGGCAGGTTGGCGACGATCTTGGCCTTGCCGCCATCGAGCAGGGGACGCGGATCGAAGTGCTGCGCGTCGCCATGCACGATCTCGATGCGGCCGGGATAGCGCTTGACGATGTAGTCGAGCGCATCGATCGCGCGCTCGTCGCGCTCGATGGCGATGACGCGCTTGGCGCCCATCGCAAGCAGCGCGCGCGTCAGTCCGCCGGGGCCGGGTCCGACCTCGATCACGGTGGCCTCTTCCAGCGGGCCCGCGGCACGGGCAATGCGCGCGGTGAGATTGAGATCGAGCAGAAAGTTCTGGCCGAGCGATTTGCGCGCCGACAGCGAATGCTCGCGAATGATGTCGCGCAGCGGTGGCAGATCGTCGATCGCGCTCACTTAGCTTGATGCCGCGGCCATGCGCGCGGCGAGCCGGAGTGCGGCGATCAGGCTCGACGGATTGGCCTTGCCGGTGCCTGCGATATCGAAGGCGGTGCCGTGATCGGGTGATGTCCGGATGAAGGGCAGGCCCAGCGTGACGTTGACGGCGTCCTCGAACGCGACGGTCTTGATCGGGATCAGCGCCTGGTCGTGATACATGCAGAGCGCGCAGTCATAGGTTTTGCGCGCGGCTGCGTGGAACATGGTGTCGGCCGGCTGCGGACCGCGGGCGGCAATGCCGTCGCGGCGCAGGATCTCGACCGCGGGCGCGACGATCTCGATGTCTTCCATGCCGAGCGTGCCGTCTTCGCCGGCATGCGGATTGAGGCCGGCGATCGCAAGCCGCGGCGAGGCGAGGCCAAACCGCGCCTTCATGTCGGCGACCACGATTCGCGCGGTCGAGACGATCAGGTCGGTCGACAATTGCGCCAGCGCTTCGCGGACCGACACATGGATCGTCACCGGGACGACGGCGAGCGACGGCGACCACAACATCATCACCGGTTGCGGCGCGGGCCCGCCGCAGGCGGCAAGCTCGGCGAGGAATTCGGTGTGGCCGGGATGGCGGAAACCGGCGCGGTACAGCACGTTCTTGGCGATCGGATTGGTGACGACGGCGGCAGCCTTGCCCGAGGCGACATCGGCGACGGCCTGACGGATCGACGCCAGCGCGGCATCCGCGCTCGTTCCGTCCGGCTTGCCTGGTTGCGCCGTCGCCGGCTTGCCGGTCGCGACGACGGGCAGGGCCCGTGCAAATGCCGCAGATGCCTCCTCGGCGCTGACCTCGGCAAACTCGACGGCGAGCCCGAGCGTCCTGGCGCGCTCGGCCAGGGCCCCGCGGTCACCGAGCAGATAGAACGGCGGAAGGTCGAGGTCGCGCCGGCGCAGCCACGCGGCGAGCGTGATGTCGGGGCCGATGCCTGCGGGCTCGCCGCATGTCAGTGCGAGAGGTTGAGCCATGCGTCAACGATAGTCGATCATCGTCCGCCTGGATATTCGATCATCGCAGCTTTCCGGACTTCCTGCAGGTAGGCTTTCGACTTCGCCTCGTACTTCTGCACGTACATCTTGTCCCGCATCTCACGCTTCTTCGGCGTGTCCACGGTGGTTGCCTTCCGACCGCAGAGAGCGACCATTTCGACGCCCTGCTTGGTGAGTTCGGGAGGGGTGAGGTGGCCGACCGGGGTCTTGTCCAGGATGTCGCGCAGCGACTGCGGCAGGTCCGCCGACGTCTTGACGACGATCTCGCGGATCGCGGCGTTGCGCATCGACTTGAAAAAGGTGTTGGCTTCCTCGCAGGAGGTCACGCGCTCGCGCAGGGTGTCGGCCTCCTTGCGGCGGTTCTCGAACTCGGATTGCGGAGAGCCGCGCGGCACGATCAGAACGACCGGCTGCATCCGGTATTCGAACGCTTCGGCGTCGGGCGCGTCGCCGGTCTCCTTGACCGCAGTGGCGACGTCCTTTTCGCCGACCTGCAGGCTTTCCTTGAAGCGGCCGCGGACCAAGCTGGTCCAGACCATGTCGGCCCTGATGCGTTGCTTGAGCGTATCGGGGCGGATGCCCTTGCTCTCGAGGACCTTGGTCAGCTGGTCGTTGTTCAGCCGCATCCGTTGCGCCATGCCGCCATAGGATTGCTCGATATCGTTGGCGGTGGGATCGACGCCGAATTTCTTGGCTTCCTTGATCTTCAGCTTCTCGTCGATCAGGTCGTCGAGGATGGCCTTTCGATCGGGATTCTTGCCGCCGGTCAGGCCGTTCAGCTTGG from Bradyrhizobium sp. B124 includes:
- the rsmA gene encoding 16S rRNA (adenine(1518)-N(6)/adenine(1519)-N(6))-dimethyltransferase RsmA yields the protein MSAIDDLPPLRDIIREHSLSARKSLGQNFLLDLNLTARIARAAGPLEEATVIEVGPGPGGLTRALLAMGAKRVIAIERDERAIDALDYIVKRYPGRIEIVHGDAQHFDPRPLLDGGKAKIVANLPYNIATQLLVDWLSIEPWPPWYDTMVLMFQREVAERIVAHEDEEAYGRLAVLANWRAETKILFDISPAAFVPQPKVTSSVVRLIPRPAPEPCDRRMLEQVAAAAFGQRRKMLRQSLKSLSVDPARLAAAADIDTTRRAETIPVTGFVAMARELADIRSTK
- the pdxA gene encoding 4-hydroxythreonine-4-phosphate dehydrogenase PdxA yields the protein MAQPLALTCGEPAGIGPDITLAAWLRRRDLDLPPFYLLGDRGALAERARTLGLAVEFAEVSAEEASAAFARALPVVATGKPATAQPGKPDGTSADAALASIRQAVADVASGKAAAVVTNPIAKNVLYRAGFRHPGHTEFLAELAACGGPAPQPVMMLWSPSLAVVPVTIHVSVREALAQLSTDLIVSTARIVVADMKARFGLASPRLAIAGLNPHAGEDGTLGMEDIEIVAPAVEILRRDGIAARGPQPADTMFHAAARKTYDCALCMYHDQALIPIKTVAFEDAVNVTLGLPFIRTSPDHGTAFDIAGTGKANPSSLIAALRLAARMAAASS
- a CDS encoding SurA N-terminal domain-containing protein; the protein is MTTASLPTRCHSLVLSSLLALFLLFGGAARLHAQTIAVMVNGEPITNFDIEQRAKLNGLTGGKNPDRKAILDDLIDEKLKIKEAKKFGVDPTANDIEQSYGGMAQRMRLNNDQLTKVLESKGIRPDTLKQRIRADMVWTSLVRGRFKESLQVGEKDVATAVKETGDAPDAEAFEYRMQPVVLIVPRGSPQSEFENRRKEADTLRERVTSCEEANTFFKSMRNAAIREIVVKTSADLPQSLRDILDKTPVGHLTPPELTKQGVEMVALCGRKATTVDTPKKREMRDKMYVQKYEAKSKAYLQEVRKAAMIEYPGGR